Genomic DNA from Setaria italica strain Yugu1 chromosome V, Setaria_italica_v2.0, whole genome shotgun sequence:
TGTTCTTTGAGCCTTTGTCACTGTTGTTTTATCTGCTACCTCCACATCAGAACAGACTAGAGGAAAGGAGGTGAGGGATAAGgatacccacgggtccccaccgaccaggatactggtcggccctaacaagtgggcccgcccgaccatgccgtgcgggccaaggcataaagatacgtggagcacaagTCCGAAGGCCGGGCGAACGgattctgcccggatatcacgggatacttgtcgtaaaccgactcagattgctttccatgtaacaaccgactaggattagatcctatccgattgtaaccctaggtcgtcagcctatataagacgGCCAAGGATGCCTCCCGAGGGCATTTCAACTCTCCGCATACCATACcggcaatacaatccaccagaacacaggacgtagggtattacccTACGGAGGCCTGAACATGTCTAAACCTAGCGCCCctatgttaccattcgagttcttggtcttgcaatctcccccgcctacaaatctaccacctgggcaccccctaggtggactgccggtcactaaatccgacaggaGGAAAAGGCATTTGCTTTTCCTCATCATGTATTCACCTTGTTTTGGTGACACATGTAGCTAAGGAAATGCAGTACTTGAATTAATGTGCTTGTCAGCACTTTCCTTTCGTAATGATGAAGCAATAGTATCCATTATGTCTTTCTTTCTACACTAGCTTAGCAACGAGGGCATACTTCAGAAATATGTGGAATGATGTCGGTAATATGAAGAATAAAACATTGACATGCTCTCAAGTATACTACTTGGACCACCTTATATATAACATTATGTACATATTATTTTCCATATCAATTGCCAAAACTAATATTGCTTGACTACATTTATTCTAAGATGACACGATTTAGCAACAGCAGGATAAAAATAGGTGTCACCATGGACCATGGCAACTAATAACAGAGGGGTAGGGATAAAAACGCACCCTAAGTTTTGCCCATACAGTTTGAAGCTGCATATCTTTGTCTCTGTCAAGATGTGCTTGCAGTATCGGAATTAACATATTAAATGGTATAGATGGCCCTTTCCTTGTATCCTGGGCACCAGATGGTGCTTGCTGACTGACAATTTGCTTTGCATTCTGCTGAACCACTGAGGGCTGAGCTACATCAACTTTGGAACCTGCAACACTCTGCTGACCAAAATACCCTGCTTCTTTCTCAGCTAACTGGAAGCTATTTGTTTCAGCCTGTTGCAGTCGGCTTTCTGGCTGTGATTGGTGTAGCTGTGGATTCTGTTGCTCTACTTCGACAGGTTGTTCATTTTTTGAACCTTCAGTTACCGGTTCTGGTTTGGAGAATTGATCTGTTGAATTCACATTCTGTTGCCCTGCTTGCTGACTTGCATGGACGCTTACTTCCTGCTCTGTTGCTTGCAGCTGACCATCTGTAGCTTCTGACATGGCAATGCTATCCTGGCCCAAAGTAACTGGTGTAGAATCGCAGAATTTTATTATCACCGAAAACAGGTGGTAACAACACATTAGTGAAAAGCTATCAGTTGCACAAATTTTTATAAACATGAAGCtacaaataaaacaaaaattcTGGTGTTGCTTTTGCTAAAAAAATCCCCATGCAGAAACAAGGATAGAAATTATCTAGTAGCTCACCAACTAACTACAAGGAGCAACTAACATTAGCAGCTCAATGGGCTCAGCCAAACTCCAATCAACAGCAGTAGCAGTACACTGAACAACTTTACTAGCAGTAGAAGCGGCCATCGCAAAAGGTAGCAGTAAACCCACACCTCAAAGATCCGGCGGCGCGGAGAGCGCCAGCCGACCAGCGAGGACGTGCGgtccggcggcgaggggagcaGATTCCACGGTGCGGGGGCTCCGGCGGTGTGAGGACCCCCTCGAGATGGCGTAGAGCGAGGCGCTACGCCAGCGAGACGGGGGCGGCTCCGGCGAGATGAGGCGAATCCGACGAGCTGGGGCCTCGCCGACGGGGTACCGGGGCGGAGTGGGACGGCGGACTGGGGGGTGTTGGGTGGCGCCGGCTGGTTCCGTCCTTGGGGAGGGGGTGCCGCTGTACTGTGGGGGGAGGGAGGCgatggcggagacggcggcgacgcggcgtgTCGCGTCGCAACTCGCAAGCTGAGGTCAAGGCGGCGTCGTAAGCGAGTCTATGGGAAACCGCTCCCGGCCCGTGCCCCGTGGGTTTCGGGCTTCCAAACGGGCCCCgagtttttttctttaaaaaaaatcttggcTTGCACAGGGGCGCGCTGCGCtgggcggcggggacggcgtgCGCAGCCGCGCGGGGCGTCGGCGAGCGCTGGTCCTGCGTGACAGACTGGGAGCTGTGGACTGTGGTTGGACACTAAGGAGCGTTTGATACCAGATGTTAAACCttagtagtgtcacatcggatgttcgatactaattagaagactaaatatgagctaattataaaactaattgcagaacccctatgctatttcgcgagacgaatttattaagcctaattaatccatcattagcaaatggttactgtagcactacaatgtcaactaattaggcttaataaatttgtctcgcaaattagactccatctgtgcaattagttttgtaattagcctatgtttagggggtgtttgggaacaccctgttaaagtttaacacttgtcacatcggatgtttggatgctaattaggagtattaaacatagtctaattataaaactaattgcatagatggagtataattcgcgagacgaatctattaagcctaattagttcatgatttgacaatgtggtgctacagtaaccatttgctaatgatggattaattaagcttaatagattcgtctcgcgaattagcacaggggtctgcaattagttttataattagctcatgtttagtcctcctaattagtatccgaacatccgatgtgacactgttaaagtttagcacctcgtatccaaacacccccttaatactcctaattagcatccaaacatccgatgtgacatgtgctaaactttagcatgcaCCCCTAAATTTTACCAAGAAATTACTACCGTTGTCTGCTAGCAAAGTTTGGATAACCTCTaaacttttcttttgtttaCTTAACCCTTTATTTTCCTCAACCAGATCACTATTCACCTTTGACCCCACCCTAATCTGGTTTTGCTAACTAGATGGCTGTTTTGCTGCCACACGGGATGTCCTACATGGCAACAAGACTGCAGACCCACAACGGCTCCACAGAATCCACTCCGAGTCGCTATCGATGCGCTGTCGATTGCTACagcttcttcctcgccgtccaCCACCACCGAGTGCTGTAGCTCACTCGTCGCTATCCCCCACCGTTGTCGTGTTGGGCTGTTGGGCGTCCACCACCGCTGCCAGATGTCGGCTTGCCCCCATCGACtcgcccatggcatccgacaggtcgtcgccgccgccgctgaggaGCCGGACCATGGATTCAGCTGGCAGCAAGCTTCGTGCTTCAGGGGTGCATCATTACTGGGAGGTTGACCTAGTGGTGCTAGCATTGGTGCACGAAGAAGGCCGGCCACCCCTGACATTTAGATAGCAGCAGCTTGTGGAATATCATATCACGACTGAATGTCCATTTGAAAATGTTATTTGAAGAAAAGTGAGATTGTAAAGTGAAAATTTTATCAATTTGAGACTTTGATCAATATAATTATGTGAAGTGAGAAGAATGATTTGCTGTCATTGAGAGAGGTCCCTAAGTTCAGAGTGTTTTCCACCATATGTTGTGTATTTCAAATCTCAGCACAACTATGAGAAATAGTGAATTGATCAATAGTTACGATTATTTTTCATGCTTGCAGGTGACTGATATGTGTGGCGTAATGAATGCATATCATAGGTATAAGAGATGCAGTGGTACATACAGATCATTGAAAATTGAACATATATTTCAGACTCATAGCAGATCTGTCATAACTGATCGACATAGGTCACTAATATATGGCAAAATGACACGTATCTGAACTGACATACCAAACTTTTGACCATCTAGTTACATCCAACTTTTCACATTAGAAAAGTGGATAAACAACTAAATCATATGTTGGGAGCTTTGATTCATGCAGATTGTCTTGGCTTGGGTTGTGAAGGCACAACAGATGCATCACCTCGAATCAAACGCCAGTGCTAGCACCACCAGGTTAGCCTCCCATTGGCCAGGCTCCTATACACAGCGACCTATCGGATGCCACAACAGCCCAACATAACAGCGGCGGAGCACAGACGAGCGAGCCGCGGCAGTCGGAGGTGTGTGGtggacggcgaggaagaagctGCAGCAGTCGATGGCGCATCGGCAGCGACTCAAAGGAGATTCTGTGGAGTAGTTGTGGGCCTGCAATCTTGTTGCCACGTAGAACATCCTGTGTGGCGTGATTACTCAGCAAAACGGCCATCTAGTCAGCAAAACCAGATTAGGGTGAGGGTCAAAGGTGAATACTGAAAATAAAGGGGTTAAGTAAACAAAAGCAAATTTTAGGGGTTATTCAAACTTTGCTCATAGATCGTGCAGTAATTTGGACTTTCTCCGTGAAATTATCAGAATTTCCTCGTGCGATTTGGTTTTTAACAGTAGTTTAGGCGTGCTTGACCTTTTTTTATACGGATGGTTACGATTTAAATGTTATCATTACGTGATTAAGTTCGCCACAACTTAGACGAGTTGAAAAATTATAGAATCCCGTAAATCAGTCCTGGACTTGCAATTCCGTAGGCGGTAGGAAGTTGGCGGCCAACGACGCTCGGTTCAAAGCTGCAACAACCTCCTCGGCCATATCGCCGCTGCTCGTATATCCCTTTCCTGCCCGTCTCTTCGTCCCGACCTCACCGCTGCTCGGACTCAAGCGGCGGCGCGCCCTCAGCCCTCGTCCACTCCGGGCCGGCCACGCGGCCACGCCCCTCCTCCATTCGGGGTCCTGCTCCATCCACGCTAACGAGACGACCGACTACCGCATGGGGTGGAAGTGGAAAGCAGCATGGTAGCTCTGCCCCTTGTCGTCCCGCTCACCGGCCGAGCCGAAGAGCACCCACCACGCCTCAAGTTGATATCTCCAGTGCGCAAGGTGACAAAACCCCGTCTCGGtttgttagttttttttaacactGATTATTTGCTAAATTGCTAGCTCCCTCCCTTCATGCAGTCATGCACTCATTTGCTTTCAATGATGGCCACGATTGTTGAGtctagagaaaaagaaaagtgggaTAGGGTGATATTTGAGTATCTAAAGTTCTAAACAACAAAATATGGAAGAATGTGTAACTTCTGTAAACATTCTTAGGCTTAGCAGAGCATCTTTCTTCCGTTTTTGTAAGCTTTTCAGGATGTGTATGTGTGTTGAGCAACATGTTGCTATGTTCTTGAATCAGGCATGACCATGATACTGCTGGCGCGCAGCCTACGCTCcagcctccgcccgccgcttgCCGCCGGGTTCTCCTCGGCCCCGACTGCGGCAtcgtcgtcggcggccgcggcggaggcggagcggtcGATACGGGACGGGCCGCGGAACGACTGGAGCCGACCCGAGATCCAGGCCGTCTACGACTCCCCGCTCCTCGACCTCCTCTTCCACGGGGTTCGTACCCCTGCCTGGGCTGGACACTCGCGTTAATGCTCTCTGGTTGTGTTCGTGTTTGGTGCTGAACTGCTGATTAATGGTGATGCCAGAAATTTAGCGAAAGATTCTACCTTTCAAGCTTATATAAGCGCTGAAGGCCGTAGATTTGCTGCTAAGGTTGTACGTTTAGGATCTTTGGGCTGTAAAGGTTGAATTTGGAGCATCAGAGGTGAAGCCTGCCTTCTCTCAGATGCTCGCTAAATGTCATTTTTGTTGTTGCCTAGTGGAGATTGCTACATAGTTACAGCTCGGGGGTAATGCCAAAAGGTTTCATCCGGGGAGGATTTCATGTTCTCGTGGCAATTAGCGATAGCGATTGACATTTCAGCTATGTGGGGCTTTGCGTTGAGGACAGTGGATATTTCTATTTGCTTTATCAGATATATCTGAAGATTATACTTATACGCTAGCTGTGCTGGTGGATGTTTTTCAGCATTCACATGCATGTTCAGCCTTCATTCGATGGATTTATTAGATTAATAATATTGATATGACACCCAATTTCTTTGTATGGTGTCACTTTAGGCTTGCCTCTTAGCAGCGGAAAGACCTGATTTATTGACAGTAATGTCAACATTATTGGGTTTATTTTTTCCTTAGCATCTGGAATTTTTCACTCACAATCTATAAACACTGAAATGCTACCACTGATACAAAGTAGTATAAGTCGTAGCATATTATGATGGTTGCATTTTGGAGCCTGTTGGTTATTTAGAGTTTCCTTAAATTGATGATGTCTTTTCATCATGTAAAAGTTTTGAGTTTATTGCCCCTGCAAGAAAAGATATCAGATGGTGCGTACTGCAGTATCATCTTATAAAGAAATTATTACGTTTATATCGAATTGGTGTCAGTTAGCAAGTCTACAGAAACTGTGAGATATTTATAGCATCTGTAGTGTTGGTAGGAAGGTACTGCCCTCAAGGGCATTTAAAAGGTATAGTGTGGAAATTCATATCAAGCATTTTTTTAAGGTGTTCTTTGATAGTTGGGATTGCAGGTAATGCAAAATTTCACTTTTAGTAGGTTTTATATGGTGGGAAATGTATATAGAAGTTTGTAGTTTATACTGCTACAAATTTCTAAAGTTTGATGCTACCTGTAAGAAAGGCTAGTTCTTGTTATAAAACATGGAATAAGGATCAGGCTTCAGGCATGGTGATCCATAGTTTGGCAATTATTGCATGATAGTCTGATAATAAACAAATTTTGCGTGCCCAATGCCCAATTCAATATGTTTGGTCACAGTAACATATTCATTTGGTGTAGAACGATGACCTTCCTGGATGTCTGGATCCACCATGGATTGTAAGAAGTTATTCCATAGATTGCTAGTCTGTAAAAAGAATAGATATATAAGAAAATGAAACAATTCAAATGATTTATTATTCTGCTGATGAACACCATATTTTTACTGTATCGGTTTACCTGTAATGGAGCATTTAGCTTTCATGTCACCATGTCACCATGTTGTTCTTCTCATTATTGAACAATTACTTTATGTTTTCAGGCTCAGGTCCACAGAAATGTTCACAAATTCAGAGAAGTGCAGCAGTGCACGCTTCTTTCAATAAAGACTGGTGGGTGCAGCGAAGATTGTTCTTACTGTCCTCAGTCATCAAGATACAATACTGGATTGAAGGCCCAAAAATTGATGaacaaagatgatgtcttaGAAGCAGCAAAAAAGGTACTGTTAGAGTAATAATTGTCAGGGAGGTGAACAAGTTCACTTTGGTTGTTCCTGCAGCGTGGCAATATGACCTTGTATTTTCCTCTTGACTGTAGACTTTAGTATATGACTCATACTTTTGTGTTGGGTAATAATTGTTTCACTGTCCGCCACTCTTATATTGTTCCTTCTTCCAACCTATTATTGCACAGGCAAAAGAGGCTGGGAGCACCCGCTTTTGCATGGGAGCTGCATGGAGAGAAACTATTGGCAGGAAAACAAATTTCAACCAGATTCTTGGATATGTCAAGGAAATAAGGTATTCACTGTAATCTTTTATTATTACCATAAACTGGTATATGGTGCAAGTTCTGCATAACCGCGCACAAGTTCTCTTCTAGGTTGATGTTCTGTTAATATGCCTTTATTCGCCTAGTTTGTGACTTGTTTGGAACAAATTAGCACTGTCTATTAACTTCCGATGTGCAGGTCATTGACTTGAGGCCTTAATGCACAGAACATGATGAACAATGAATCTTCTGTGCATTATTATTGTTATTTATTTTAACATTTTAGCATGCATTGGATAATTAACTTTGCAGGGGTATGGGCATGGAAGTCTGTTGCACACTAGGCATGATAGAGAAACAGCAAGCTGAAGAGCTCAAGAAGGCTGGACTTACAGCATATAATCATAACCTAGACACATCAAGAGAGTACTATCCCAACATTATTACCACAAGATCGTATGATGATAGGCTGCAGACTCTTCAGCATGTCCGCGAAGCTGGAATAAGCATCTGCTCAGGTGATTATCTGAAGTCACTGGTGAGGTGTTTCTAGCTTTCGTCATGTGAGCGCTGTCCTGAAAAATAAGTGTTCCTCTTCTAGCTTACAGAAACCTGGGATATATATGTCTTCCACTTAAAATTTGGGGCCCCATTTCAGGTGGAATAATTGGTCTTGGCGAAGCAGAGGAGGACCGTGTAGGGTTGTTGCACACACTGGCCACCTTGCCTACACACCCAGAGAGCGTTCCTATTAATGCATTGGTTGCTGTAAAAGGCACGCCTCTTGAGGATCAGAAGGTATTCTGGACcgttcattttttattttatatgcTTGTAGCAGGTGTATGAGCCTATGTTTCGGGAAGAAAAATGCATGTAGCTCTATAACTACAGCACAATGTCAACTGCAGTGTGCAGTATAGCCAGGTTTAAGATTATACACGCTGAAATTTTTTGGTGCTAACCGACGTTCTACATCAGCCTGTAGAGATCTGGGAAATGATCCGCATGGTCGCCACTGCTCGGATCGTGATGCCAAAGGCAATGGTGAGGCTCTCAGCAGGCCGCGTAAGGTTCTCCATGCCAGAGCAAGCGCTCTGCTTCCTTGCTGGGGCCAACTCCATCTTCGCCGGCGAGAAGCTCCTCACAACCGCAAACAACGACTTTGATGCGGACAAGGCGATGTTCAAAATCCTCGGCCTGATTCCCAAGGCTCCAAGCTTCAGCGACGAAGAGGCGGCGGCTCCTGATTCCGACACTGAGAGGCCCGAGCAAGCCGCTTCTATGTAAAACATCATTACAGATTTTATGTATCTCAGTTAGTGCAAAACTAGCACTGCTGTTGTAGCTAGAGCATTATATTGTAGAAACCACTACATTGTCTAGAcgcttgagagttgagactgATCagaattcaaaaataaaatagggGATGCCAATATGTGATGTATTTCAGTTAGTAGCTTCAATAACTGATCTCTCTCGATGCAGCACCATTGAGCATCAGCCATCTGACGGCATCTGGGACTGGTTTCTTGCATCGCCAGGATTGTGTTCGTGCTTGTACTATAGCATGACCACAGGCTGACTCTGGTGTGTGGTGTCGATtgtcaaaaactcaaaatcatGTACGTTGGAGCCGTGCTGCGCATGGCATGCTGTGGTCCATACTATTGAAACCCGGGACTCCAGATCGGTAGTCCAGAAAACTTTAGAACTGGGGAAAACATACTGGAACTGAAACCCGGGATGCGTCGTGCACTGGCAGTTTGTCCAAGAGTGAAGGCAGTGATTCGTGAATATCTCGGGAGTGAAAGCCAGGCAGCCAGCTAAAGATGACAGCTAGTAGCCCTGTTTATGAACTGATGGCTCGAAGTGTATAAATGAGGTTGGGAAACAGCAACTGAAGGAATCGGGAAACAGCAACTGAAGGAATCGGGAAACAGCAACTAAACGGAATTGGGAAACAACCAAAGAACGAACATTTACAAGTAGGCCAATTGCGTTTTTAGTTTATTACCCATGTTTTGAAGTGCAGCTTATAATTTACCCTCATTTCAACTTTTGTGATTTTACCCCTTTTaattgtttttttccttcttctttcgaGTAACCTAAATTGGTACTGTAAATTCCGTCAGTTGCAACCCAATTAAATGAATTAAAAACTGATCGAAAGGTGGAAGAAGGATTAAACTGCCTTCCCCTTTACCTTTCACCCTTCTGCTCAACTTCTCTACCTCTTATCGACATGTGGAAGAAAGATTAAACCACCATCCCTTTAACCTTTCACCTCGTGAAGAAGCACAACAATGTGAAAGAGCGCATACAGCAAACGTGGAGTACAAGTACTGAAACTCAGCAAGTGCCGTGCTCTAGCAGTTTGTTCGTCAGACTGAAGACAGTGATTAACACTGGGAGTGAAAGCACGGTTAAAGATGACAGGTAAGTAGCCAAGTTAATGATACTGACACGACTCAGAGTATAATAATAGGTTGGGAAACAGCAACTAGGGAAATGAACAATTACAAGTATAGTCCACAAAAAGCGAAGCCTTTTGCAAAGGTCTGCTGCTCAGTCTATGAAACTGAATCAACTACACTAGAAGTATCTTTTAGGCTGGGGAAGTAATATCCATGACACGATAGCTAATGGATCAATCGAGGAATATACAGTTGAAGAACAAATTAATAAAAAATTGGCCAGAATACAAGTTCATATGGGGGACCTGGGCTCCCTTAAAGGTCAAGTTTTTTACCTGGTTGGCAGTTCGGGATCGGCTCTGGACGGCAGAACGGCGCAAGCGGCATGGTCTGCAAAACTCAGATGGGTGTGCCTTGTGTGGCCAGATGTCTGAATCTACCACTCATCTATTTGTGCAGTGCAGCTATACCCAACAGACTTGGGCTCGGTTAGACCTGCAACTCAACCTTCCAGTAATACAGCCGACAGGTCATACATCCTTGCTTGAATGGTGGTCACAGAAACGGAGCAGGCTGCCACGACAAAGGGTCAAGGGACTTGATTCCACCGTTATGCTGTGCTCATGGGCGGTATGGAAAGAGCGAAACAGCAGGACCTTTGACACAGCCCGGGAGAAATCACCACAGGAACTGCTCATTGCCATACACGAAGAAGCAGCAAATTGGCTGGCTGCAGGCGCCAGATGCTTGGCGACGGCTGGCTGGACCTTCGGCTCAGCCGCAGATGGCGTCTAGATTCTAGGAAATGATTTAGAACGGTTAGACCGCCTGACAAATATTGGAAGTGGAGGTTTCCTAATGTAATCGTATACTTTTAAAACCCACGTGCGTGAGCCCGGTTATGGCCCGCGTTGTAAGCAAATACTATTCCTTTTCCTCTTAATtgaatgatacgcagctctcctgtgtattctagaaaaaaattaaaaaaaaagcacatgAATGAGCATTCAGAACTCAAAAGATAGGTGCTCTCAACAAAAACACCCAGAACATCGCAGCAAAACTATGGGAACTTATGATTGGTAAATATACCCCAAGAAAAAGGTGCTGCTAGATTGTAATTTGGCATTAAGCAATAAAAGGAGGCACACTATGATACAGAATTACTCACAGAGAAACAAAGGATGAACAGTTTTCAACTAACAAGACAAAAGGAGAGAAATAACAAAAAGAATGAGGCTTTCCTTAAGCTGGTACGGGACAAAATATGAAATATGACCAGTACAACCTAGTCATGAAGATCGGACCGTCATAACTGATCGATATGGTACAAAGGATGTCACAGGAGATATAAAGGGGATCACTTGAACACAGATTTCTAAAGTTTGGTAGTCctaatcataatctatataaAGTGAATAAATCTATTGTGTAATAAAAGGAAACCAACAGCGGCACATGTATACATTTGAAACTGCCAGCTATTGAGGCGTGAATGGATAAATGAAAGTTTGCCAGAACTCTTGAAGTAAAAACATATTCTACTCATGTAAACCCTCTAGATATATACTACATGAATTCATGGAAAATTGTTCAGCTTGTGAGCAATGAATCTGACATATGTAAATGTTTCTTTTGTGGTACTAGACATTTAGTATTAATTTCAGTTCGGAAAATGATCATTCAGTTTCCACTAAAACAGTATGAACCAGTTGACAGCCTCATTTCATAGAATTTATATTGAAACTTCATGAAGCATATTGGATTGCCAATTTAAGAGCCCTGGGATAACACATACTCTACTGCACTCACAGTAGGAATGTAAAGAAGCTGAAAGAATTTTGCAATCTCAACTATAATACTTCACCTCAACACCGAGGAAAGAGTGGTAGTCAAACAGCGATCAAGGAGCTAAACCTTCACCTCAAGAAGACACTGAATCAACAGCAAGAAACATTTGAAATGAGACGAATAATTAGGAACTAAACAGAGAAGA
This window encodes:
- the LOC101757458 gene encoding biotin synthase, mitochondrial, with product MTMILLARSLRSSLRPPLAAGFSSAPTAASSSAAAAEAERSIRDGPRNDWSRPEIQAVYDSPLLDLLFHGAQVHRNVHKFREVQQCTLLSIKTGGCSEDCSYCPQSSRYNTGLKAQKLMNKDDVLEAAKKAKEAGSTRFCMGAAWRETIGRKTNFNQILGYVKEIRGMGMEVCCTLGMIEKQQAEELKKAGLTAYNHNLDTSREYYPNIITTRSYDDRLQTLQHVREAGISICSGGIIGLGEAEEDRVGLLHTLATLPTHPESVPINALVAVKGTPLEDQKPVEIWEMIRMVATARIVMPKAMVRLSAGRVRFSMPEQALCFLAGANSIFAGEKLLTTANNDFDADKAMFKILGLIPKAPSFSDEEAAAPDSDTERPEQAASM